DNA from Sphingomonas sp. R1:
CGCCTTCTTCGACCGGCTCGACATGGGCGGTGAGATAGGCGCCGGTCTCCTCGATGGACAGGAGGTTGCCGCGCTCCTTGCCGGCGACCAGCACGCGCACGGTGCCGTCGGGCAGCTTGAGCAACTGCAGCACTTCGGCGGAAACGCCGGTATCGTAGAGATCCTCGCGGCCGGGATCGTCCTCGGCCGGATCGAGCTGCGCGACGAGGAAGATCTCCTTGTCGGCAGCCATCGCCGCTTCCAGCGCCGCAACCGACTTATCACGGCCGACAAACAGCGGCACGATCATGTGCGGGAAGACGACGATGTCGCGAAGCGGCAGGACGGGATAGGACTGCTTCATGAAAACTCCGGGTCCGCCCCAAGGAGGGGCATCATAGGCCCTATATATGGGGCCCGGAACGGGCGCATCAATCGGGTGGGGGTATTAACCCAGATTGCCGTGGAAAACGCCAGTCCCAGCCGACGCTTGGCCCCCTCGCTTCGCGGCCAACCCTCGCTATCATGCCGGCGTCGCGGCCGTCGATTCGGCGCTGCAACGGAACACAAAGCATGTTGGGGGTCGCTTTGAACATTTCGAGATTCGCGTACGCCATGGCTGCCATGGCGGCGATGACGGGCACTGCACAGGCACAGAAGCGCGGCGAGCCGGCCATCACGCCGACGACCCAGGCGTCGGGCGGCGTAATTGCACCCGAGCGCGCCGCGCTCCGCCTCGAACATGCCGATCTCGCGATCGAGGTGCTCCCCGCCAGCTTCACGCTGCAAGGCCGCGCCACGCTGACGCTGCGCACCAGCGCACCGCAAGCGGTGCTGCAGATCGATCTCGACAAGAACCTGCCGGTCAGCGCGATCCGCATCGACGGCAAGGCGATCAAGGCGAACCAATGGCGCAACCCCGACGGCCGGCTGTTCATCACCTTGCCCCGCCCACTCAAGGCCGGCGACAAGGTGATCGCCGAGATCAGCTATGGCGGAACGCCGCACGTCGCGGTGCGGGCACCCTGGGACGACGGCCTGGTCTGGGCCACGACGCCCGGCGAGAAGAGGCCCTGGGTCGCCACCACCGCCGAGGGCTATGGCTGCGACCTGTTCTGGCCGTGCCTAGACTTTCCGCAGGGCGAACCGGAGCTGGTCGATCTCCACATCACCGTACCCGCCGGTCTGAAGGCTCCTTCCAACGGGAAGCTGCTGCGCGTGCAGACGCTCGATGACGGGCGCACCATCTGGCACTGGCGCGCCAAGAGCCCCAATCCGTACGATGTCGCGCTCAACATCGCGCCTTATCAGGAGCTGAGCGCCGACTATAAGAGCCGCTTCGGCAACAGTTTTCCGCTGCAATACTGGTATTTGCCGGGCCGCGAGGAGAAGGCCAAAGGCCTGTTTGCCGAGTTCGCGCCGACGGTGGACTTTTACGAAAGCATGATCGGCCCCTTCCCCTGGGGCGACGAGAAGCTGGGCGTGGTCGAGACGCCACATCTCGGCATGGAGCACCAGACGATCAATGCGTACGGCAACAACTATCGCAAGACGCCGTCGGGATATGACGAGATCTTCCAGCATGAGCTCGGCCATGAATGGTTCGGCAATCAGCTGACCGCCGCCAACTGGGACGATTACTGGCTGCACGAAGGCTATACCCAGTACATGCAGCCGCTCTACGGCCAGTGGCGCGAAGGCGATGCTCGCTATGCCGCGATGATGGACCAGTTCCGCCTCGCGATCATGAACAAGGCACCGATCGTCTCGGGCAAGATCCGTACCGAGGAGGAGGTGTATGAGGACGAGAAGGGTGGCCCGGGCCAGGACATATACTACAAGGGCGCCTGGGTACTGCACACGCTGCGCTACCTGATCGGCGACGAGAAGTTCTTCGAGGCGACACGCCGGATCGTCTATGGCCGGCCCGATCCGAAGCCCGGCAACTTCAAGCCGCGCTTCGGTACCACCCCGGAATATATCGGAATCGTACGCGAGGTGGCCGGCGAGGATCTGCGTTGGTTCTTCGACGTCTATCTATATTCCGCCGGACTGCCGCAGTTGATCAGCACGCGCACCGGGAACCAGCTTATGCTGCGGTGGAAGACGCCGGGCGACCGTCCCTTCCCGCTGCCTGTCGACCTGGCGATCGATGGCGCGCTGCAACGGGTACCGATGCCCGGCGGTACCGCCACGCTCACCGTTCCCGCCGGCGCGCATGTCGTGCTCGATCCCAACGCCCATGTGCTGCGACAGTCGGATGCGGTCGACGCAGTCCAGCGCGCGGGCCGTGGCCGATGATCGCGCTCGTCGCCCCCACGCCGATCGGCAAGCCCGCGCTCGCCGTGCTGCTGATCGGCCTGCTGCTCTTCATCGCAGCACTTCTCTTCGTGCGCTTCCGGGTCGGCCGCCCGGAAACCGCGGTACAGACCGGCCGCCGTGGCGGCCTTGGCATGCTGCTGCAGGCGGGCGGTTTTTTGGCGACCGCCTTCGGACCGCTCCACACCACGCTGCCAACGGCGTCTGCCGCGGCCTGGGGCCAGGCGGTGATCGTCGGCGTGCTGATCGGGGCGTGCATCGGGATGTTCCTCTCGGCGGCAGTGGCGATGGGCCGGAACTGGAGCTTCGCGCCGCGCACCCGTCCCGATCACGACCTCGTGACCTGGGGACCCTTCGCTACCATCCGCCATCCGATCTATACCGGCCTGTTCGCGATGCTGCTGGCACTGGGGATCGCCTTCGGGCACGGCCGGGGCCTGATCCTCGGCTTCCCTCTTTTCGCTGCCGGCACCTGGATCCGCGTGCAGGAGGAGGAAGCGCTGCTCCGCCGCCACTTCGGTGCGGAATATGCGGTGTATGCCGCGCGCGTTAAACGGTTCGTGCCAAAGCTGTTCTGAACCGCGCCGGGCGCCCCGGCGTATCCCCTCGGCTTGCATCGGCGGCTAGGGTCTGCGAATCTCAGCGCCGGTACGACGCTGGAACCAGGATGCCTGGGTGAGGAAGATGAAGTTTTGCGGCCTGATGCTCGGCGCAATGCTTGCGATGACGGCATTGCCGGCACGCGCGCAGCAGGACCTGCGCGCGGACGGCGACTGGACCCATGCCGCGACGGGCATGGTGTTCCCCGAACGGCTAGGCAACGCGCTGCGCACCCGTATCCATTTGTTCGATGCCGAGGGGCTCGACGTCAGCGCCGGATATGCGCTGCGCCGCGGCGGCGATCTGGGACTGGTGACGCTTTACGTCTACCCCGCCCCGCCCGGCCGCGATTGTGCGGACAATTTCGCCGAGATCGAACGAAACGTCGAGACGAGCTACACCGACGTGAAACGGGTGGAGAGCGATCGCTGGCCCTCCCCCACCGGCCGCCTGCCCGCGACTGGCT
Protein-coding regions in this window:
- a CDS encoding M1 family metallopeptidase, translated to MAAMAAMTGTAQAQKRGEPAITPTTQASGGVIAPERAALRLEHADLAIEVLPASFTLQGRATLTLRTSAPQAVLQIDLDKNLPVSAIRIDGKAIKANQWRNPDGRLFITLPRPLKAGDKVIAEISYGGTPHVAVRAPWDDGLVWATTPGEKRPWVATTAEGYGCDLFWPCLDFPQGEPELVDLHITVPAGLKAPSNGKLLRVQTLDDGRTIWHWRAKSPNPYDVALNIAPYQELSADYKSRFGNSFPLQYWYLPGREEKAKGLFAEFAPTVDFYESMIGPFPWGDEKLGVVETPHLGMEHQTINAYGNNYRKTPSGYDEIFQHELGHEWFGNQLTAANWDDYWLHEGYTQYMQPLYGQWREGDARYAAMMDQFRLAIMNKAPIVSGKIRTEEEVYEDEKGGPGQDIYYKGAWVLHTLRYLIGDEKFFEATRRIVYGRPDPKPGNFKPRFGTTPEYIGIVREVAGEDLRWFFDVYLYSAGLPQLISTRTGNQLMLRWKTPGDRPFPLPVDLAIDGALQRVPMPGGTATLTVPAGAHVVLDPNAHVLRQSDAVDAVQRAGRGR
- a CDS encoding methyltransferase family protein, giving the protein MIALVAPTPIGKPALAVLLIGLLLFIAALLFVRFRVGRPETAVQTGRRGGLGMLLQAGGFLATAFGPLHTTLPTASAAAWGQAVIVGVLIGACIGMFLSAAVAMGRNWSFAPRTRPDHDLVTWGPFATIRHPIYTGLFAMLLALGIAFGHGRGLILGFPLFAAGTWIRVQEEEALLRRHFGAEYAVYAARVKRFVPKLF